From Armatimonadota bacterium, one genomic window encodes:
- a CDS encoding DUF1848 domain-containing protein, which produces MIISASRRTDVPAFYSDWLMNRIEAGHCCVVNPFNANQVSRVPLAPQDVDVIVFWTKNATPLMPRLPELDSRGYRYYFQYTVNGYPAALEPGLPPLDECIQTFRRLSDLIGPERVIWRYDPIIVSDETSEEYHASRFELIAGRLSGATGRVVISVADEYRAAKGRLRRLEIGYRQADPEAPAFGGMMRRLAEVASGAGMEIFSCAEVLDLTPFGIAPGKCVDDAYIRRVFGVEVVGRKDKTQRLECGCVASKDIGAYDTCLHGCAYCYATRSAGAAAKNRENHDPISASLVGSHECDSEENPTGQRSLF; this is translated from the coding sequence TTGATCATCAGCGCCAGCAGAAGAACCGACGTACCCGCCTTCTACTCGGACTGGCTCATGAACCGCATCGAGGCCGGACACTGCTGCGTCGTCAACCCCTTCAACGCGAACCAGGTGTCCAGGGTCCCGCTTGCCCCGCAGGACGTGGACGTCATCGTCTTCTGGACGAAGAACGCCACTCCGCTGATGCCGCGCCTCCCGGAGCTCGACTCCCGGGGGTATCGGTACTACTTCCAATACACGGTGAACGGCTACCCGGCTGCGCTCGAGCCGGGCCTTCCCCCGCTCGACGAATGCATCCAAACGTTCCGCCGCCTCTCGGACCTGATCGGCCCGGAACGGGTGATATGGCGGTACGACCCCATCATCGTCAGCGACGAGACATCCGAGGAATATCACGCCTCCCGGTTCGAGCTGATAGCCGGGCGGCTCTCCGGGGCGACCGGACGGGTCGTCATAAGCGTGGCCGACGAGTACCGGGCGGCCAAAGGGCGGCTGAGGCGGCTGGAGATAGGTTACCGCCAGGCCGACCCGGAAGCGCCCGCGTTCGGCGGAATGATGCGCCGGCTGGCGGAAGTCGCGTCCGGCGCCGGGATGGAGATATTCTCGTGCGCGGAGGTTCTCGACCTGACGCCGTTCGGCATCGCGCCGGGGAAGTGCGTGGACGACGCTTACATCCGCCGTGTGTTCGGTGTGGAGGTCGTCGGAAGGAAGGACAAGACGCAGCGCCTGGAGTGCGGCTGCGTCGCCAGCAAGGACATCGGCGCGTACGACACGTGCCTGCATGGATGCGCCTACTGCTATGCGACCAGGAGCGCCGGGGCGGCGGCGAAGAACCGCGAGAACCACGACCCCATCTCCGCCTCGCTGGTCGGATCACACGAATGCGACTCCGAAGAGAACCCGACCGGCCAGCGTTCCCTCTTCTGA